A stretch of Sinimarinibacterium sp. NLF-5-8 DNA encodes these proteins:
- the minE gene encoding cell division topological specificity factor MinE, with amino-acid sequence MDWLKFFKSDNKSSASVAKERLKVVVAHQREGRFGAPTYLPKLREEILAVVRKYVAVPDDSVDIQLQRDSGLEVLEMNITLPEDAARAAN; translated from the coding sequence ATGGATTGGCTCAAGTTTTTCAAATCGGACAATAAATCATCGGCGTCGGTGGCCAAGGAGCGCCTCAAGGTGGTGGTGGCTCACCAGCGCGAAGGGCGGTTTGGCGCGCCCACCTATCTGCCCAAGCTGCGCGAGGAAATCCTCGCCGTTGTGCGCAAGTATGTGGCGGTGCCGGATGATTCGGTCGATATCCAGTTGCAGCGTGATAGCGGTCTGGAAGTGCTGGAAATGAATATCACCCTGCCGGAAGACGCTGCGCGCGCAGCCAATTGA
- a CDS encoding 50S ribosomal protein L25/general stress protein Ctc, with the protein MTNPFVVVAEARADQGKGASRRLRRKGVVPGIVYGANEPATAISVSANELGKSLRVNAFYSKLLTLTLGGREQIVVLKDLHRHPVTGNAQHVDFLRIEANKPLRMHIPLRFKGGEASPGVKNGGGTIEHHLNQVEIECLPKNLPEFIEVDLSALNVSESVHLSALTLPEGVELIELKHENDPMVAVVNAPPAADEDETEEAK; encoded by the coding sequence ATGACCAATCCATTTGTCGTCGTTGCCGAAGCGCGCGCTGACCAAGGCAAAGGTGCGAGCCGCCGCCTGCGTCGCAAAGGCGTTGTGCCCGGCATCGTCTATGGTGCCAATGAACCGGCCACCGCCATCAGCGTCTCAGCCAATGAGCTGGGCAAGTCGCTGCGCGTCAACGCGTTTTACTCCAAGCTGCTGACGCTCACCCTCGGCGGCCGGGAGCAGATCGTTGTTCTCAAAGACCTGCACCGCCACCCGGTGACCGGCAACGCCCAGCATGTCGATTTCCTGCGGATCGAAGCCAACAAGCCGCTGCGCATGCACATTCCGCTGCGCTTCAAGGGCGGCGAAGCCTCGCCCGGCGTCAAAAATGGTGGCGGCACCATCGAGCACCATCTGAACCAGGTGGAAATCGAATGCCTGCCGAAAAACCTCCCCGAGTTCATTGAAGTCGACCTTTCGGCGCTGAACGTTTCCGAATCGGTTCACCTGTCTGCACTGACCCTGCCCGAAGGCGTCGAACTGATCGAACTCAAGCACGAAAACGATCCGATGGTTGCCGTGGTCAACGCACCGCCAGCCGCCGATGAAGACGAAACCGAAGAAGCCAAGTAA
- a CDS encoding ferredoxin--NADP reductase translates to MAAFATEKVLSVHHWNDTLFSFTCTRDPGLRFRNGQFVMLGLMVNERPLMRGYSIASPNYDDNLEFFSIKVENGPLTSRLQHLKVGDEVLVSRKPTGTLVIDDLKPAKNLYFLSTGTGLAPFMSLIRDPEIYERFEKIVLVHGVRHINDLGYYDYITRELPEHEFLGDLIREQLIYYPAVTREEFAHRGRVTELITSGQLSKDIGLPDLNPETDRVMICGGPSMLKDLCEILDARGFEISPQIGQPGDYVIERAFVEK, encoded by the coding sequence ATGGCTGCTTTTGCAACTGAAAAAGTTCTCAGTGTGCATCACTGGAACGATACGCTGTTCAGCTTTACCTGCACGCGCGACCCTGGCTTGCGTTTTCGCAATGGGCAATTCGTGATGCTGGGACTGATGGTCAACGAACGCCCGCTGATGCGGGGCTACAGCATTGCCAGCCCCAATTACGACGATAACCTTGAGTTTTTCAGCATCAAGGTCGAAAACGGGCCGCTGACCTCGCGTCTGCAACATCTCAAGGTGGGCGATGAGGTTCTGGTCAGCCGCAAGCCAACCGGAACGCTGGTGATTGACGATCTCAAACCTGCCAAAAATCTGTACTTCCTGTCCACCGGCACCGGGCTGGCACCGTTCATGAGCCTGATCCGCGATCCCGAAATCTATGAGCGCTTTGAAAAAATCGTTCTCGTCCACGGCGTCCGCCACATCAATGACCTGGGCTACTACGACTACATCACCCGAGAGCTGCCTGAGCATGAGTTTCTGGGTGATCTGATCCGTGAGCAGCTCATCTATTACCCGGCCGTCACCCGTGAAGAATTTGCCCATCGTGGGCGTGTCACCGAATTGATCACCAGCGGCCAGCTCAGCAAAGACATCGGCCTGCCCGATCTGAATCCCGAAACCGACCGTGTGATGATTTGCGGCGGCCCCAGCATGCTCAAGGATCTGTGCGAGATTCTCGACGCGCGCGGATTTGAGATTTCGCCCCAGATCGGCCAGCCCGGCGATTACGTCATCGAGCGCGCCTTCGTCGAAAAATAA
- a CDS encoding alpha/beta fold hydrolase: MSFPISSLPASHCDLLRIRGLRYHVRRWGDARLPMLFLGHGWLDVSATFAPLIAPLLDRWQVLAPDWRGFGHTQWPQDGYWFADYLADLHALLAHYSADAPVVLAGHSMGAQIMSVYAGLHPQRARALIVLDGLYMPDSPAETAPDKLRRWMQRWPGETRDRVYPSFEVLARRVRAKHSQLSSEQALFIARCWAAADGYGQIRLLADPKHHLPSAVPYRAAESLAVWRHITAPTLFIDGADSPFRKMLSPEQALERRACFQQRHEISIEGAGHMLHFDAPLPTARAMADFLSDLP; the protein is encoded by the coding sequence ATGAGCTTCCCGATTTCATCCCTGCCTGCCAGCCACTGCGATCTGCTGCGCATCCGTGGTTTGCGCTATCACGTCCGGCGCTGGGGCGACGCCCGCTTGCCGATGCTGTTTCTGGGGCATGGCTGGCTCGATGTCTCCGCCACCTTTGCCCCGCTGATCGCCCCGCTGCTGGATCGCTGGCAGGTGCTCGCACCCGACTGGCGCGGCTTTGGCCACACCCAATGGCCACAGGACGGCTATTGGTTTGCCGACTACCTGGCCGATCTGCATGCCCTGCTGGCGCATTACAGTGCCGATGCCCCCGTGGTGCTGGCCGGACACAGCATGGGGGCACAGATCATGAGCGTGTACGCCGGCCTGCATCCGCAGCGCGCGCGCGCGCTGATCGTGCTCGATGGGCTGTACATGCCCGATAGCCCCGCCGAAACCGCACCCGACAAACTGCGCCGCTGGATGCAGCGCTGGCCGGGGGAAACCCGCGACCGGGTCTATCCTTCCTTTGAGGTGCTGGCGCGCCGCGTGCGCGCCAAGCACAGCCAACTCAGCAGCGAACAGGCGCTGTTCATCGCCCGTTGCTGGGCCGCCGCGGATGGATACGGCCAAATCCGCCTGCTTGCCGATCCCAAGCATCATCTGCCTTCGGCGGTTCCGTATCGCGCCGCAGAATCGCTTGCGGTCTGGCGCCACATCACGGCACCGACGCTGTTCATCGACGGTGCCGACTCGCCCTTCAGAAAAATGCTCAGCCCCGAGCAGGCTCTTGAGCGCCGCGCCTGTTTTCAGCAGCGCCACGAGATCAGCATCGAAGGTGCCGGGCACATGCTCCATTTCGATGCGCCCCTGCCCACCGCCCGCGCGATGGCGGATTTTTTATCTGACTTGCCATGA
- the minC gene encoding septum site-determining protein MinC yields the protein MTTPKPLEFKGRMLSMTRATIVTPDLDAIADQVRDFARQMPHVAKGMSVLLDAQEPVAIEPVLAAFRDAGIQVLGVVDGVLTASAQQCGLPVVPEEPRHARADAGQPSPAQPLQVVVHKPARMVTEPIRSGQQIYASDGDLIVVNSVSTGAEIAADGCVHVYGTLRGRAVAGARGDSGARIFCRHFDAELVAIAGVYAVAEQIPGELRKQPVQIRLDHGKLKIEQMDG from the coding sequence ATGACTACCCCAAAACCACTTGAATTCAAAGGTCGCATGTTGTCGATGACGCGCGCGACCATCGTCACCCCGGATCTGGACGCCATTGCGGATCAGGTGCGCGACTTTGCGCGGCAGATGCCGCATGTGGCCAAAGGGATGTCGGTTTTGCTGGATGCGCAGGAGCCGGTGGCGATCGAGCCGGTGCTGGCGGCGTTCCGGGATGCCGGTATTCAGGTGCTCGGCGTGGTCGATGGGGTGCTCACGGCGTCGGCGCAGCAGTGCGGTTTGCCGGTGGTGCCCGAGGAGCCGCGACATGCGCGCGCAGATGCCGGGCAACCGTCGCCAGCGCAGCCACTGCAGGTAGTGGTGCACAAGCCCGCGCGGATGGTCACCGAGCCGATCCGTTCCGGGCAGCAAATCTATGCGTCCGATGGCGATCTGATCGTTGTCAACAGCGTCAGCACCGGCGCGGAAATTGCCGCTGATGGCTGTGTGCATGTGTACGGTACGTTGCGCGGGCGCGCGGTTGCCGGCGCGCGCGGAGACAGCGGTGCGCGGATTTTTTGCCGCCATTTCGATGCCGAGCTGGTCGCCATTGCCGGGGTGTATGCCGTCGCTGAACAAATCCCCGGCGAACTGCGCAAGCAGCCGGTGCAGATCCGCCTGGATCATGGCAAGTTGAAAATTGAGCAGATGGACGGCTGA
- the pth gene encoding aminoacyl-tRNA hydrolase: MSRTTDLYAIVGLGNPGDEYARTRHNAGFWWVDALAARARTPLRREAKFHGELARITIADCDVLLLKPGTFMNRSGQAVQALAQFYKIAPENILIAHDELDLPAGKMRLKLGGGHGGHNGLRDVHRVIGANYRRLRIGIGHPGDKTLVLNYVLGRPSRDDSDAIANGLEHATDALGTWLSSSWEKAQQQLHTN, encoded by the coding sequence ATGAGCCGCACCACAGATCTGTACGCCATCGTCGGCCTCGGCAACCCCGGCGACGAATACGCCCGCACCCGTCACAACGCCGGGTTCTGGTGGGTGGATGCCCTCGCCGCGCGCGCGCGCACCCCGCTGCGCCGCGAAGCCAAGTTTCACGGCGAGCTGGCCCGCATCACCATTGCCGACTGCGACGTACTGCTGCTCAAACCCGGCACCTTCATGAACCGCAGCGGGCAAGCCGTACAGGCACTCGCCCAGTTTTACAAAATCGCCCCCGAAAACATCCTCATCGCCCACGATGAACTCGACCTGCCTGCCGGCAAAATGCGCCTCAAACTCGGCGGCGGTCACGGCGGCCACAACGGCCTGCGTGATGTTCACCGCGTCATTGGCGCCAACTACCGCCGCCTGCGCATCGGCATTGGTCACCCCGGCGACAAAACCCTGGTGCTCAACTATGTGCTGGGTCGCCCCAGCCGCGACGACAGCGACGCCATCGCCAACGGCCTTGAGCACGCCACCGACGCACTCGGCACCTGGCTTTCGAGCAGCTGGGAAAAAGCCCAGCAACAACTTCACACCAATTAA
- a CDS encoding LuxR C-terminal-related transcriptional regulator → MLNRLKQHDGARVVVLQGPAGHGKTTALLQIRQTCQAAGQMTAWLTLDEADNDPRRFFVHMRALVRELDPSAETQPLDGRSRRRSDWMIDILSRLEKPAALFLDEFQTLSTPEILRFFREFIEHVPENVTILMGSRSVPDIGLPRATIEGRALVIPADELRFSVDEVRSFFANAPELEMAAGEVDAVYRQTEGWPAALQLFRLSLGRRSVRESLDMLDQHRPRELANYLTDNVLAAQPQQIQTFLLRTSVLTRLCGRLCEAVTGMGDAQMILENLERSGLFLRGLDANRHWFKYHGLFSTSLADQLKAHEPETLRAVHARAAQWYAAENMPEETVFHALACQDWLLAASTLEHWAQQLVADGQILTLERWASRLPWEVMARRPRLLIKVGWAYVFLHRHAALKPVQAALEQLERSGEPCVDVVLTMAAISADQLEQAFARVQRVDLNVQDCSVFRAFELAAAGNVAAYHAIGQNAFDKARALTELANRHSRRGAAAFSGGYTAALSALSQLLQGDLRGALIQFQQFTGEVRPMQDRSLASAVMHACYLWALYEAHDLDTARALGERHYDIIMESTLPDFTALALISMARIEDGCGRKTQADEWLDRLEAHARSNGLSRLLLLTGWERVRRALAGGYLSYAQTLAASVPLAPDAPPQWMLFTDTLANPIHAAIRLAIQSGQSAVAQRWLQIEHQRASARPYARMRLSILEACWHLRNREDRAALRALTEAIRVGAVGGIIGAFVEERETLLPLLLRMQQTPPAGVPQAADYLDQLVRACGGASTTAAAMPEKMVEALTEKEQAILGLLAKGVSNKQMAKNLFVSENTIKFHLKNIYAKLGVDNRLRAITAARDHGLLD, encoded by the coding sequence GTGCTGAATCGGCTGAAGCAGCACGACGGCGCGCGCGTGGTGGTGCTGCAAGGCCCGGCAGGGCACGGCAAGACCACGGCGCTCTTGCAGATCCGGCAGACCTGTCAGGCGGCAGGGCAGATGACGGCTTGGCTGACCCTGGATGAAGCGGACAACGATCCCCGGCGGTTTTTTGTGCACATGCGCGCGCTGGTGCGCGAGCTTGATCCCAGCGCCGAAACACAGCCACTGGATGGCAGGAGCCGGCGCAGGTCTGACTGGATGATCGATATCCTGAGTCGGCTGGAAAAGCCGGCAGCATTGTTTCTGGATGAATTTCAAACGCTGTCAACTCCGGAGATTCTGCGCTTTTTCCGTGAGTTCATCGAACATGTTCCCGAAAACGTCACCATTCTGATGGGTTCACGCTCGGTGCCCGATATCGGCCTGCCGCGTGCAACCATCGAAGGTCGAGCCCTGGTGATCCCGGCAGATGAGCTGCGCTTCAGTGTGGATGAAGTCCGCTCGTTTTTTGCCAACGCGCCCGAGCTGGAAATGGCAGCCGGTGAAGTCGATGCGGTATACCGGCAAACCGAAGGGTGGCCTGCCGCGCTGCAGCTGTTCCGCCTGTCGCTGGGAAGGCGCAGCGTGCGGGAGAGCCTTGACATGCTCGATCAGCACCGGCCGCGCGAGCTGGCCAATTACCTGACCGATAACGTGCTTGCAGCACAGCCGCAGCAAATCCAGACTTTTTTGTTGCGCACCTCGGTGCTGACACGGCTATGTGGCCGCTTGTGTGAGGCCGTCACCGGCATGGGTGATGCACAGATGATCTTGGAAAACCTGGAGCGGTCCGGGCTGTTTTTGCGTGGGCTGGATGCCAACCGGCACTGGTTCAAGTATCACGGCCTGTTTTCCACCAGCCTCGCAGATCAGCTCAAGGCGCACGAGCCCGAAACATTGCGCGCCGTGCATGCCAGGGCCGCGCAATGGTATGCGGCCGAAAACATGCCGGAAGAAACCGTTTTTCACGCGCTGGCCTGCCAGGATTGGCTTTTGGCGGCCAGCACCCTGGAACACTGGGCGCAGCAACTGGTTGCGGATGGCCAGATCCTGACCCTGGAACGCTGGGCATCGCGGCTGCCGTGGGAGGTCATGGCGCGTCGTCCGAGGTTGCTGATCAAGGTCGGATGGGCTTACGTCTTTTTGCACCGCCACGCCGCGCTCAAACCTGTGCAGGCGGCGCTGGAGCAGCTTGAGCGCAGCGGTGAGCCGTGCGTGGACGTGGTGCTGACCATGGCCGCGATCTCGGCCGATCAACTTGAACAGGCATTCGCGCGGGTTCAGAGGGTCGATCTGAACGTGCAGGATTGCAGCGTTTTCCGTGCGTTTGAGCTGGCCGCCGCAGGCAATGTCGCGGCCTACCACGCCATTGGCCAGAATGCGTTCGACAAGGCGCGCGCGCTGACCGAATTGGCCAACCGACATTCCCGGCGGGGTGCAGCAGCCTTCAGTGGCGGATATACCGCCGCGCTGTCTGCACTCTCACAACTGCTGCAAGGCGATCTGCGAGGCGCACTGATCCAGTTTCAACAATTCACCGGCGAAGTGCGCCCCATGCAGGATCGCTCACTGGCCTCGGCCGTCATGCATGCCTGCTATCTGTGGGCCTTGTATGAGGCCCACGATCTGGACACAGCGCGCGCGCTGGGCGAGCGTCATTACGACATCATCATGGAATCCACACTGCCTGACTTCACCGCCCTGGCATTGATCAGCATGGCGCGGATCGAAGATGGGTGCGGACGCAAAACACAGGCAGACGAATGGCTGGATCGTCTGGAGGCCCATGCGCGCAGCAATGGGCTGTCGCGGCTGTTGTTGCTGACCGGGTGGGAACGCGTGCGGCGCGCATTGGCAGGAGGATATCTGTCCTACGCGCAAACCCTGGCCGCCTCTGTGCCGCTTGCGCCCGACGCACCGCCGCAATGGATGCTGTTTACCGATACGCTGGCCAATCCCATACACGCCGCGATTCGGCTGGCCATTCAAAGCGGCCAGAGCGCGGTGGCTCAGCGCTGGCTGCAAATTGAACATCAACGCGCCAGCGCGCGCCCCTATGCCCGCATGCGGCTGAGCATCCTTGAAGCCTGCTGGCATCTGCGCAACCGTGAAGATCGCGCCGCACTTCGCGCGTTGACAGAAGCCATCCGGGTTGGCGCTGTCGGCGGCATCATCGGTGCCTTCGTCGAAGAGCGTGAAACGCTGCTGCCACTGCTGCTGCGCATGCAGCAAACCCCGCCTGCGGGTGTCCCCCAGGCTGCGGACTATCTCGATCAGCTCGTCCGCGCGTGCGGCGGCGCATCGACAACGGCTGCGGCCATGCCAGAGAAAATGGTCGAAGCCCTCACCGAAAAAGAGCAGGCCATCCTGGGCTTGCTGGCCAAAGGGGTCTCCAACAAACAAATGGCGAAAAACCTGTTTGTTTCAGAAAACACCATCAAATTCCATCTCAAAAACATCTACGCCAAACTCGGTGTGGACAACCGTCTGCGTGCCATCACCGCCGCGCGCGATCATGGCCTGCTGGACTGA
- a CDS encoding alpha/beta fold hydrolase, whose protein sequence is MTPLLPEFHSATQPWHSQAGGGVTLRGRRIARADVPLIHFIHGNGFSGGTYWPLLHSFADRYALFCHDLEGHGQSDAPAHYSGTPAIIRRIAHVMDEQCGARAPIIGIGHSFGAAVTLGVAAAQPQRFSALVLLDPILLPRAHWLAVKAASAFSRNPMAQGARRRRSQWDSRDQVLEKLRGRGIYRGWQDDALACFVDYATRDTDDGRRQLCCPTEIEASIFEQPIYPWPMIRRLRTPTLLIHGQGSYAFFKPALKAIRRLNPGIQIEAVNGGHCFMQEDPEPTARLINGFLARHNL, encoded by the coding sequence ATGACCCCACTTCTGCCCGAGTTCCACAGTGCCACCCAACCGTGGCACAGCCAGGCCGGCGGCGGCGTCACTCTGCGCGGGCGCAGGATCGCGCGCGCGGATGTGCCCCTGATCCATTTCATCCACGGCAATGGGTTCAGCGGCGGCACTTATTGGCCCCTGCTGCACAGCTTTGCAGACCGTTACGCCCTGTTTTGCCACGACCTTGAAGGCCACGGGCAAAGCGATGCGCCCGCGCACTACTCGGGAACACCCGCCATCATCCGGCGCATTGCCCATGTCATGGACGAGCAATGTGGCGCGCGCGCGCCGATCATCGGCATCGGCCACAGCTTTGGCGCCGCAGTCACGCTCGGGGTTGCCGCCGCGCAGCCCCAGCGCTTTTCGGCGCTGGTATTACTCGACCCGATCCTGCTGCCGCGCGCGCACTGGCTTGCCGTCAAAGCCGCCAGCGCATTCAGCCGCAATCCCATGGCACAGGGCGCGCGCCGACGCCGCAGCCAATGGGATTCGCGTGATCAGGTGCTGGAAAAGCTGCGCGGCCGCGGCATCTATCGCGGCTGGCAGGACGACGCGCTGGCGTGCTTCGTCGATTACGCCACGCGCGATACCGACGATGGCCGCCGCCAACTCTGCTGCCCGACCGAAATCGAAGCCAGCATCTTCGAGCAGCCGATTTATCCATGGCCGATGATTCGCCGCCTGCGCACGCCAACGCTGCTGATCCACGGCCAGGGCAGCTATGCGTTTTTCAAACCTGCTCTCAAGGCCATCCGCCGTCTCAACCCCGGCATCCAGATCGAAGCCGTCAACGGCGGGCACTGCTTCATGCAGGAAGACCCCGAACCTACCGCTCGTCTGATCAACGGGTTTCTGGCTCGGCATAATCTGTAA
- the minD gene encoding septum site-determining protein MinD: MAKIVVVTSGKGGVGKTTTSASFATGLAQRGLKTVVIDFDVGLRNLDLIMGCERRVVFDFVNVIQGEATLRQALIKDKQHDNLYILAASQTRDKDALNAEGVERVLGELAKEFDYIICDSPAGIEKGAHLAMYYADEALVVTNPEVSSVRDSDRVLGLLASKTKLVESGAGRVKEHLVLTRYNPARVDKGEMLSLEDVKDILAIPVIGVIPESPAVLSSSNAGVPVISDKNSDAGLAYDDLIARFLGEDRPLRFMSAEKKGFFERLFGA, encoded by the coding sequence TTGGCAAAAATCGTAGTGGTGACTTCAGGCAAGGGCGGGGTGGGCAAGACCACCACCAGCGCATCGTTTGCCACCGGACTTGCGCAGCGAGGGCTGAAGACGGTGGTGATCGACTTTGACGTTGGACTGCGCAACCTGGATCTGATCATGGGATGCGAGCGCCGCGTGGTGTTTGATTTTGTCAATGTCATCCAAGGGGAGGCGACGCTGCGTCAGGCCCTGATCAAGGACAAGCAGCACGACAATCTCTACATCCTCGCCGCCAGCCAGACGCGCGACAAGGATGCCCTCAATGCCGAAGGCGTGGAGCGCGTGCTGGGCGAGCTGGCCAAGGAGTTTGATTACATCATCTGCGACTCCCCGGCCGGGATCGAAAAAGGCGCGCATCTGGCGATGTACTACGCCGACGAAGCTCTGGTGGTCACCAATCCCGAGGTTTCCTCGGTGCGCGATTCTGATCGCGTGCTCGGCCTGCTGGCCAGCAAGACCAAGCTTGTGGAAAGCGGTGCGGGGCGGGTCAAGGAGCATCTGGTGCTGACCCGCTACAATCCCGCGCGCGTAGACAAGGGCGAGATGCTGTCGCTGGAAGATGTCAAAGACATTCTGGCGATTCCGGTGATTGGCGTGATTCCCGAGTCGCCGGCGGTTCTCAGCTCATCCAATGCGGGCGTGCCGGTCATCAGCGACAAAAACTCGGATGCCGGGTTGGCGTATGACGATCTGATCGCGCGCTTTTTGGGTGAAGACCGGCCGCTGCGATTCATGTCGGCAGAGAAAAAAGGATTCTTTGAGCGCCTGTTTGGTGCCTGA
- a CDS encoding OmpA family protein — MKISRLYLISAAAAAFAASPAMAQTDGHLVAPSYIGILGGYTFADDERAAPIVRDDLDRAIGFSLLYGSRFGESRFGFETAFTYDTYETGKIASVDLYRYIGSFDLTYSFGDRASFTPYLIAGIGGAYNDVLPDSEDDWDFIANAGLGFVTGPVTKAGQIRLRAEARYVYDNFQDGYGEPRINIGIEIPLFQDFKMEAPSVVTETQVVEVPTGLSDSDGDGVVDEKDQCPDTPPNTRVDGVGCPLDKVIALRGVTFEFDKTRLRPDSVTILDWATEILKKYPEMEVEIAGHTDSIGRDSYNQKLSEGRAQAVEEYFINQGIPDSQMTPKGYGESEPIDTNDTAEGRERNRRVELRILN; from the coding sequence ATGAAGATCTCACGCTTGTACTTGATCAGTGCCGCTGCTGCCGCCTTTGCCGCCAGTCCCGCCATGGCGCAAACCGACGGCCATCTGGTCGCCCCCAGCTACATCGGCATCCTCGGCGGCTACACCTTTGCCGACGATGAACGCGCCGCGCCGATCGTGCGCGATGACCTCGATCGTGCCATTGGCTTTTCACTGCTCTACGGCTCCCGCTTTGGCGAAAGCCGCTTTGGCTTTGAAACCGCATTCACCTACGACACCTATGAAACCGGCAAGATCGCCTCGGTCGATCTGTATCGCTACATCGGCAGTTTTGATCTGACCTACTCCTTCGGTGACCGTGCTTCGTTCACCCCCTACCTGATTGCCGGCATCGGCGGCGCCTATAACGATGTCCTGCCCGACAGTGAAGACGATTGGGACTTCATCGCCAATGCCGGTCTGGGGTTTGTCACCGGCCCCGTCACCAAGGCCGGCCAAATCCGCCTGCGCGCCGAAGCCCGGTATGTTTACGACAACTTCCAGGACGGCTACGGCGAACCGCGGATCAACATCGGCATCGAAATCCCGCTGTTCCAGGATTTCAAGATGGAAGCGCCGAGCGTCGTCACCGAAACCCAGGTGGTCGAAGTGCCCACCGGCCTGAGCGACAGCGATGGCGATGGCGTCGTCGATGAAAAAGATCAATGCCCGGATACACCGCCCAACACCCGCGTCGATGGCGTCGGCTGCCCGCTTGACAAAGTGATTGCGCTCAGAGGCGTCACCTTTGAGTTCGACAAGACCCGCCTGCGCCCCGACTCGGTAACGATCCTCGACTGGGCCACCGAAATCCTCAAGAAGTATCCGGAAATGGAAGTCGAGATTGCCGGTCACACCGACAGCATCGGCCGTGACAGCTACAACCAGAAGCTCTCCGAAGGCCGCGCGCAGGCGGTCGAAGAATACTTCATCAATCAAGGCATCCCCGACAGCCAGATGACACCCAAAGGCTACGGTGAGTCCGAGCCGATCGACACCAACGACACCGCAGAAGGCCGCGAGCGCAACCGTCGCGTTGAGCTGCGCATCCTCAACTGA
- the ychF gene encoding redox-regulated ATPase YchF → MGIQCGIVGLPNVGKSTLFNALTKAQIAAENYPFCTIDPNVGVVAVPDARLNALAEIVKPQRILPASVEFVDIAGLVAGASKGEGLGNQFLSHIRETDAIAHVTRCFDNPDVIHVAGSTDPIRDIEIINTELALADLDTVSKACERAARAAKTGNKDAIAKHALLQRVQAQLDGGQPVRGLGLSDEEKLLLRDLHLITAKPALYIANVDEDGLANGNEYLARVQEYAKAENAEVVAVCAAIEAEIALLDDDEKSVFLADLGLEEPGLNRVIRGAYALLGLQTYFTAGVQEVRAWTIHKGDTAPRAAAAIHTDFEKGFIRAQTIAYEDFVQYKGEHGAKEAGKMRAEGKDYIVKDGDVLNFLFNV, encoded by the coding sequence ATGGGCATTCAATGCGGCATCGTCGGACTCCCCAACGTCGGCAAATCCACCCTGTTCAACGCCTTGACCAAAGCGCAGATTGCCGCTGAAAACTACCCGTTCTGCACCATCGACCCCAACGTCGGCGTCGTGGCCGTGCCCGATGCCCGCCTCAATGCGCTGGCCGAAATCGTCAAACCGCAGCGCATTCTTCCCGCCTCGGTGGAGTTTGTAGACATTGCCGGTCTGGTCGCCGGAGCCAGCAAGGGCGAAGGACTGGGCAATCAATTTTTGTCCCACATCCGCGAAACCGACGCCATTGCCCACGTCACCCGCTGCTTTGACAACCCCGATGTGATCCACGTCGCCGGCTCCACCGATCCGATCCGCGACATTGAAATCATCAACACCGAACTGGCACTGGCCGACCTCGACACCGTCAGCAAAGCTTGCGAGCGCGCCGCGCGCGCGGCCAAAACCGGCAACAAGGACGCCATCGCCAAACACGCCCTACTCCAGCGCGTACAAGCCCAGCTCGACGGCGGCCAGCCGGTGCGCGGCCTTGGCCTCAGCGACGAAGAAAAGCTGCTGCTGCGCGACCTGCACCTGATCACCGCCAAACCGGCGCTGTACATCGCCAACGTCGATGAAGACGGCCTGGCCAACGGCAACGAGTACCTTGCGCGCGTGCAGGAATACGCCAAGGCCGAAAACGCCGAAGTGGTGGCCGTCTGCGCCGCGATTGAAGCCGAAATCGCCCTGCTCGACGACGACGAAAAAAGCGTGTTTCTGGCCGATCTGGGGCTGGAAGAACCCGGCCTCAACCGCGTCATTCGCGGTGCCTACGCGCTGCTCGGCCTGCAAACCTACTTCACCGCCGGCGTTCAGGAAGTGCGCGCCTGGACCATCCACAAAGGCGACACCGCCCCGCGCGCCGCCGCAGCCATCCACACCGACTTTGAAAAAGGCTTTATCCGCGCGCAGACCATCGCCTATGAAGACTTTGTGCAATACAAAGGCGAACACGGCGCCAAAGAAGCCGGAAAAATGCGCGCCGAAGGCAAGGACTACATCGTCAAGGACGGCGACGTTTTGAACTTTTTGTTCAACGTCTGA